From the Opisthocomus hoazin isolate bOpiHoa1 unplaced genomic scaffold, bOpiHoa1.hap1 HAP1_SCAFFOLD_123, whole genome shotgun sequence genome, one window contains:
- the LOC142359660 gene encoding uncharacterized protein LOC142359660 isoform X2 encodes MELIFLLVAAVVRVSEEENVDSGHVPSHHHQSRPFPSFPCPGGRATRQTAEPANGNAPHHGRRALFMDGAGHGDVELSAFWFSGSLNPLSARSLNFLRAAHRSPNASPFAHPPPHPAGGKGKGERAAVQCRVKQRRAETLPPSPTGLALASAGPSWIRLENSSRRQQKLPVASGRSHPRPRSPLTTRTSPRKADTALHSRVSA; translated from the exons atggaGCTGATTTTTCTCCTGGTAGCTGCTGTGGTTCGGGTTTCGGAGGAGGAGAACGTCGATAGCGGTCATGTTCCCAGCCATCACCACCAATCAAGGCCTTTTCCCAGTTTCCCGTGTCCAGGCGGGCGCGCAACCAGACAGACAGCCGAGCCGGCCAATGGAAACGCTCCGCACCACGGACGTCGCGCTCTGTTTATGGATGGGGCTGGCCACGGGGACGTGGAGTTGtcagctttttggttttctgggagtttgaatcctctctcaGCCAGGAGTTTGAATTTTCTTCGGGCTGCGCATCGGTCACCaaatg CTTCCCCTTTCGcccaccctcctccccaccccgccggggggaaagggaagggtgagcgagcggctgtccagTGCCGGGTCAAACAACGACGCGCCGAGACGCTACCACCGTCGCCGacgggcttggccttggccagcgcgGGGCCATCTTGGATCCGGCTGGAAAACTCTTCTCGGAGACAGCAGAAGCTTCCAGTAGCTTCTGGCAGAAGCCACCCCCGCCCCCGTAGCCCCCTCACTACCAGAACCTCGCCACGCAAAGCCGATACAGCTTTACACTCCAGAGTTTCCGCGTAG